From Coffea arabica cultivar ET-39 chromosome 10e, Coffea Arabica ET-39 HiFi, whole genome shotgun sequence, one genomic window encodes:
- the LOC113711993 gene encoding DEAD-box ATP-dependent RNA helicase 21-like, which translates to MKRAADDGLTKPDGAKKPVFLTKAQREQLALQKREEEVAEQKRRAEQLLLQTHRPSSADGSKPSSDRDRDRDRDKDRERERDREREHRERRERDRERERERERERERERDYRDSERRNREREREEEQKAREQKTRDREKEKELDAIKEQYLGSKKPKKRVIKPSEKFRFSFDWENTEDTSRDMNILYQNPHEARLLFGRGFRAGMDRREQKKLAAKNEKELREEIRKKEGVEETPGEAAAQKLKEQAADLYDTFDMRVDRHWSEKKLEEMSERDWRIFREDFNISYKGSRIPRPMRSWTESKLSSELLKAVERAGYKTPSPIQMAAIPLGLQQRDVIGIAETGSGKTAAFVLPMLTYITRLPPMSEENEAEGPYAVVMAPTRELAQQIEDETVKFAHYLGIKVVSIVGGQSIEEQGFKVRQGCEVVIATPGRLLDCLERRYVVLNQCNYVVLDEADRMIDMGFEPQVVGVLEAMPSSNMKPENEDEELDDKRIYRTTYMFSATMPPAVERLARKYLRNPVVVNIGTAGKATDLITQNVMMVKESEKPGRLQRLLDELGDKTAIVFVNTKKNADTVAKNLDRAGYRVTTLHGGKSQDQREISLEGFRTKRYNVLVATDVVGRGIDIPDVAHVINYEMPSNIESYTHRIGRTGRAGKTGVATTFLTLSDSDVFYDLKQMLTQSNSPVPPELARHEASKFKPGSIPDRPPRRNDTVFAH; encoded by the coding sequence ATGAAGCGAGCGGCGGACGACGGGTTGACTAAGCCGGACGGCGCGAAGAAGCCTGTCTTCCTCACCAAAGCCCAGCGGGAACAGTTAGCTCTTCAGAAGCGGGAGGAAGAAGTCGCCGAACAAAAACGCCGTGCTGAGCAACTGCTGCTTCAAACCCATCGCCCTTCTTCCGCTGATGGCTCTAAACCCTCCTCCGATAGGGATAGGGATCGGGATAGGGATAAGGATCGTGAGAGggagagagatagagaaagaGAGCACCGTGAACGGCGGGAGAGAGATCGAGAGCGGGAACGGGAACGGGAAAGAGAGAGGGAACGAGAAAGGGATTACCGCGACTCGGAGCGGCGGAACCGGGAGAGGGAGCGGGAGGAAGAGCAGAAAGCAAGGGAGCAGAAGACTCGGGACAGAGAGAAGGAGAAGGAGTTGGACGCGATTAAGGAACAGTATTTGGGGTCGAAGAAGCCGAAGAAACGGGTGATTAAGCCGAGTGAGAAGTTTCGTTTCTCGTTTGACTGGGAGAATACAGAGGACACTTCTCGGGATATGAATATTCTGTACCAAAACCCTCATGAGGCTAGATTGCTGTTTGGCAGGGGTTTTCGGGCTGGGATGGATAGGAGGGAGCAGAAGAAGCTTGCTGCCAAGAATGAGAAGGAGCTGAGGGAAGAAATTCGGAAAAAGGAGGGTGTAGAGGAGACTCCTGGAGAGGCTGCGGCTCAAAAGTTGAAGGAGCAGGCTGCTGATTTGTATGATACCTTTGATATGAGGGTTGATCGGCATTGGTCCGAGAAGAAGCTTGAGGAGATGTCTGAGAgggattggagaattttcaggGAAGATTTCAACATCTCGTATAAAGGTTCCAGAATCCCTCGACCTATGAGGAGTTGGACTGAGAGCAAGCTTAGTTCTGAATTGCTTAAGGCTGTGGAGAGGGCTGGTTACAAGACCCCATCTCCTATTCAGATGGCGGCTATCCCACTTGGCCTCCAGCAACGTGATGTTATTGGTATTGCTGAGACTGGTTCAGGTAAGACTGCTGCTTTTGTTCTTCCCATGTTGACTTACATAACTAGGCTTCCTCCTATGAGTGAAGAGAACGAGGCCGAGGGGCCATATGCAGTTGTTATGGCGCCAACTCGAGAACTTGCACAGCAAATTGAGGATGAGACTGTTAAATTCGCTCACTACTTGGGTATTAAAGTTGTTTCTATAGTGGGGGGTCAGTCCATAGAAGAACAGGGGTTTAAGGTTAGACAAGGGTGTGAAGTTGTTATTGCCACTCCTGGGCGCCTTCTGGATTGTTTAGAGAGGCGGTATGTTGTTCTTAACCAGTGTAATTATGTTGTTCTTGATGAAGCTGACCGCATGATTGATATGGGTTTTGAACCCCAAGTTGTGGGGGTGCTAGAGGCTATGCCTTCGAGTAATATGAAACCAGAGAATGAGGACGAAGAATTAGATGACAAGAGGATCTACAGAACGACATACATGTTCAGTGCTACCATGCCACCTGCTGTAGAGCGGCTTGCTAGGAAGTATTTGCGAAATCCTGTAGTCGTGAACATTGGAACTGCAGGTAAGGCAACAGACCTCATCACTCAGAATGTGATGATGGTGAAGGAATCAGAGAAACCAGGCAGATTGCAGAGGTTGCTGGATGAGCTTGGAGATAAGACTGCTATAGTGTTTGTTAACACAAAGAAAAATGCAGATACAGTTGCTAAGAATTTGGACAGGGCAGGGTATCGTGTTACCACTTTGCATGGTGGGAAGTCCCAGGATCAGAGAGAAATCAGCCTTGAAGGTTTTAGGACCAAGAGATACAATGTGTTGGTTGCAACGGATGTAGTAGGACGTGGGATTGATATACCTGATGTTGCCCATGTCATTAATTATGAAATGCCCAGTAATATTGAATCATACACCCATCGCATTGGACGTACAGGTCGTGCTGGGAAGACCGGTGTAGCCACTACATTTTTAACTCTTAGCGACTCTGATGTCTTCTATGATCTCAAGCAAATGCTTACTCAAAGCAATAGTCCTGTGCCTCCAGAACTTGCTAGGCACGAGGCATCAAAGTTCAAGCCAGGGAGCATTCCTGATAGACCACCTAGACGGAATGATACAGTATTTGCTCATTGA